The following coding sequences lie in one Oryctolagus cuniculus chromosome 7, mOryCun1.1, whole genome shotgun sequence genomic window:
- the SFT2D2 gene encoding vesicle transport protein SFT2B, with protein MDKLKKVLSGQDTEDRSGLSEVVEASTLSWGTRVKGFIACFAIGILCSLLGTLLLWVPRKGLSLFAVFYTFGNIASIGSTIFLMGPLKQLKRMFEPTRLIATIMVLVCFALTLCSAFWWHNKGLALIFCILQSLALTWYSLSFIPFARDAVKKCFTVCLA; from the exons ATGGACAAGCTGAAGAAGGTGCTGAGCGGGCAGGACACCGAGGACCGCAGCGGTCTGTCCGAG gTGGTTGAGGCATCTACGCTCAGCTGGGGTACCAGAGTTAAAGGCTTCATCGCATGCTTTGCAATAGGAATTCTCTGCTCATTGCTG GGGACTCTTCTGCTGTGGGTGCCCAGGAAGGGACTGTCCCTCTTCGCAGTGTTCTATACCTTTGGTAACATCGCATCAATTGGGAG TACCATCTTCCTCATGGGACCGCTGAAGCAGCTCAAGCGCATGTTTGAGCCCACGCGATTGATTGCAACCATCATGGTGCTG GTGTGTTTTGCACTGACCCTGTGTTCTGCCTTTTGG TGGCATAACAAGGGACTTGCGCTCATCTTCTGCATTTTGCAGTCCTTGGCCTTGACGTG GTATAGCCTTTCCTTCATACCATTTGCAAG GGATGCGGTGAAGAAGTGTTTTACTGTGTGTCTTGCATAA